Proteins encoded together in one Salmo trutta chromosome 3, fSalTru1.1, whole genome shotgun sequence window:
- the cdc42ep5 gene encoding cdc42 effector protein 5 yields the protein MKRGIVKREEEKHKRNQTVMPLHKSSHKAPRLDPTMISAPLGDFRHTMHIGRGGDAFGDTSFLATVGPSPDPGSPGATATNDSMAPVDSETPLNHTDDVTDGFGSPLNSELQHSESVSSFTLDMDFDLGPSIMGDVLGVMDGLGLDSDWTRTRANEEDVSSPSKSLVVEVKNFKMAAEDQSVSIRNELNEKKLLGIEGDEVGDGRIVEGTGGIKAKGQRPKVRFSDKREEIIRQASEEEGQGLDVEEEYVSPTEEDRERGNNVISVPIAGIEVQPTNHKADSPSSPASSHSSEYEGVTPLDRRRVDNCHSETDSEEEEEGGDNGRGYTFEDEFDDEIGL from the exons ATGAAAAGAGGGATAGTGAAGCGGGAGGAAGAGAAACACAAGCGTAATCAAA cTGTCATGCCACTCCACAAGTCGTCCCACAAGGCACCTCGCCTGGACCCCACCATGATCTCAGCTCCGCTGGGGGACTTCCGCCACACCATGCACATCGGGAGGGGCGGAGATGCTTTCGGTGACACCTCCTTCCTGGCTACTGTCGGCCCCAGCCCTGACCCTGGGTCTCCGGGTGCCACGGCAACAAACGACTCAATGGCGCCCGTTGATTCCGAGACGCCACTTAACCACACTGATGATGTCACGGATGGCTTCGGAAGCCCACTGAACAGTGAGCTTCAGCATTCCGAGTCGGTGTCATCTTTCACACTCGATATGGATTTCGACCTGGGCCCATCCATCATGGGTGATGTGCTGGGGGTGATGGATGGACTGGGGCTGGACTCAGACTGGACTAGGACTCGCGCTAATGAGGAAGATGTCTCCAGTCCAAGCAAAAGTCTTGTCGTTGAAGTGAAGAATTTTAAAATGGCGGCGGAGGATCAGTCTGTCAGTATAAGGAACGAGCTGAATGAGAAGAAGCTTTTAGGGATCGAGGGAGATGAGGTGGGAGATGGAAGGATAGTAGAGGGGACTGGAGGGATCAAGGCCAAAGGCCAGAGGCCGAAGGTGAGATTCAGCGACAAACGAGAGGAGATAATTCGCCAAGCATCGGAGGAGGAAGGTCAGGGGTTAGATGTTGAGGAAGAGTATGTGAGTCCCACCGAGGAAGatcgagagagagggaacaacgTCATCAGCGTGCCAATCGCGGGAATAGAGGTACAGCCCACCAATCACAAGGCGGATTCACCTTCCAGTCCCGCCTCCTCACACAGCTCAGAGTATGAGGGTGTCACCCCATTGGACAGGAGGAGGGTTGACAACTGTCACTCAGAGACTGAttccgaggaggaggaggaagggggagacaaTGGACGGGGCTACACATTTGAAGATGAGTTTGATGATGAAATCGGCCTATAA
- the grwd1 gene encoding glutamate-rich WD repeat-containing protein 1, translated as MSAPGEDTLPNEDGEMEEMEAGGSDEDEMEEEGKDGEQETQVYVPGKQPLQPGEELEMDRSAYRMYHECQTGAPCLSFDVLRDANGDGREQYPLSMLLCAGTQADAALSNRLLLIRMHNLHGTTEKVKEGDESSDGESDEEDDDEDKKPQMELAMMPHYGGINRVRVTHRGDQSLAAVWSEKGQVEIFDLRSQMEAVHSSAAMSTFVKQQKEATPLFSFSGHMTEGFAIDWSPKVPGRLVSGDCKKNIHVWEPREGGTSWQIDQRPFSSHTKSVEDLQWSPTEATVFASCSVDQSIRVWDTRAPPNSMLCAKEAHSSDVNVISWNRTEPFLLSGGDDGLLKVWDLRQFQSGRPVANFKQHSAPVTSVEWNPVDSSVFAASGADDVVSQWDLSVESCDVGARAEGVKDLPPQLLFLHQGQTEVKEIHWHPQIPGVMVSTALSGFNVFRTISV; from the exons ATGTCGGCGCCCGGAGAAGACACGCTTCCGAAcgaagatggagagatggaggaaatgGAAGCGGGTGGCAGCGACGAAGATGAAATGGAAGAAGAGGGAAAGGACGGAGAACAGGAAACTCAAGTTTATGTCCCCGGAAAACAGCCTCTCCAACCCGGAGAGGAGCTCGAGATGGACCGCTCAGCTTACCGCATGTACCACGAGTGTCAGACAG GTGCTCCTTGCCTGAGCTTCGACGTGTTGAGAGATGCGAATGGAGACGGCAGGGAACAGTATCCCCTCTCTATGCTGCTCTGTGCAGGCACACAGGCGGACGCTGCCCTCAGCAACAG ACTGCTTCTCATACGCATGCACAACCTCCATGGTACTACAGAGAAAGTGAAGGAGGGGGACGAGAGCAGTgatggagagagtgatgaagaggatgatgatgaagataAGAAGCCACAGATGGAGTTGGCCATGATGCCTCACTACGGAGGGATCAACAGAGTCCGA GTGACCCATCGTGGAGATCAGTCATTGGCTGCTGTCTGGTCAGAGAAAGGTCAGGTGGAGATATTTGACCTCCGATCCCAGATGGAAGCTGTCCACAGTTCAGCTGCCATGTCAACCTTTGTCAAACAGCAGAAGGAAGCCACGCCCCTCTTCAGTTTCTCGGGTCACATGACTGAGGGCTTTGCCATTGATTGGTCGCCCAAAGTACCCG GTCGGCTGGTCAGTGGCGACTGCAAAAAGAACATCCACGTGTGGGAACCACGGGAGGGAGGGACTTCCTGGCAGATCGACCAACGGCCTTTCAGTTCTCACACCAAGTCCGTGGAGGACCTGCAGTGGTCACCCACAGAAGCCACG GTTTTTGCATCCTGCTCTGTGGATCAGTCCATCCGGGTCTGGGACACCAGAGCCCCGCCCAACTCCATGCTCTGTGCCAAGGAGGCACACTCCTCAGACGTCAACGTCATCAGTTGGAACAGGACTGAACCATTCCTCCTGTCCGGCGGGGATGACGGACTTCTGAAAGTTTGGGACTTGAGGCAGTTCCAG TCGGGCCGGCCGGTGGCTAACTTCAAGCAGCACAGCGCGCCAGTGACATCAGTAGAATGGAACCCTGTGGACTCCAGCGTGTTCGCCGCCTCTGGAGCGGACGACGTGGTCAGCCAATGGGACCTATCGGTAGAGTCATGTGATGTGGGTGCGAGGGCGGAGGGGGTGAAGGACCTGCCCCCCCAGCTGCTGTTCCTGCACCAGGGTCAGACAGAGGTCAAGGAAATCCACTGGCACCCGCAGATACCTGGAGTGATGGTCTCTACTGCTCTGTCAGGCTTCAACGTGTTCAGGACCATCTCtgtatag